A stretch of the Ostrea edulis chromosome 9, xbOstEdul1.1, whole genome shotgun sequence genome encodes the following:
- the LOC125658807 gene encoding uncharacterized protein LOC125658807 — protein sequence MGLPVGVVLLTAVLCGSVAGSGVGGVDTTEDGYLQAETNYTMAVDLDEDNCFGNFSDCLNRNRDWDNLKPFTETPEGRVAFDDDFFSRICQYSSDLSDCIGEMEPSCHSQFPRTFTRFKTVSPILCRHKEALATLVSCMNEKEFQEAFQLVAQYQDPQSDECGAVRDKLSRALLIVKDRCDARGYANLIAVLRELGEDVIVIADSTLNLKTALSCTIDIDALIRNKTKRSWFQPLVGA from the exons ATGGGTTTGCCTGTTGGTGTAGTCCTCCTCACGGCTGTCTTGTGTGGTAGTGTCGCTGGGAGTGGAGTTGGGGGAGTGG ACACTACAGAAGATGGCTACTTGCAAGCTGAAACTAATTACACTATGGCAGTCGACCTTGACGAGGATAACTGTTTTGGGAATTTTAGTGATTGCCTGAATAGAAACAGAGACTGGGATAACCTTAAGCCCTTCACGGAAACGCCCGAGGGACGAGTGGCGTTCGACGACGATTTCTTTTCGAGGATATGCCA ATATAGCAGCGACCTGAGTGATTGCATTGGTGAGATGGAACCATCATGTCATTCACAATTTCCCCGAACTTTCACCAGGTTTAAAACGGTCTCACCAATTTTGTGTCGACACAAGGAAG cCTTGGCTACACTGGTCAGCTGTATGAATGAAAAAGAATTCCAAGAAGCGTTTCAGTTAGTAGCTCAATACCAGGACCCACAATCAGATGAATGCGG TGCCGTCAGGGACAAACTATCACGCGCTCTGTTGATAGTCAAAGACAGATGTGATGCACGTGGATATGCAAATCTAATTGCAGTTTTGAGGGAACTTGGTGAAGATGTTATTGTCATCGCCGATTCtactttgaatttgaaaaccGCTTTGTCCTGCACCATTGACATCGATGCTCTTATTCGAAACAAAACGAAGCGGTCTTGGTTCCAACCACTAGTCGGAGCTTGA